A genomic stretch from Hermetia illucens chromosome 7, iHerIll2.2.curated.20191125, whole genome shotgun sequence includes:
- the LOC119661002 gene encoding uncharacterized protein LOC119661002 produces MPRIRKRLKSDDGPRAPPKPTPAAPEAIALGPTVPELSIVVSADPASGFYVLQPTAVQIGGCSGTSSGGTGHPTGTIPKKMKKPSVSEEAKCPESSSAGDPPDLDLLKQFGHIVHNDPNASFIIFDAAPMRERAEQLEASKSLLKMSQGTMASFAEIKAPPLPTVGQPPSKHPSVPEVSVVFDSNNNESLVPAKPRIYPESINESVNQLKAQIEQRFQEMAECPSELPKNNKSVRVVIKRNRGVQATPNVRDKYTQVQVERRPPLKTRAGKISSNDFKQSSSSQNCQEPVDPLNDPTERRLTREMVLKALDELNCIFAMPRPATYNSDEETSSISDMSIDSAVTKEFPDIGTADKVEHKTEGVNHPIPAKDRSLAMKELAAKYLPKWKQKLLFQDELPLYDPTKPGCSTQAQQNVFKTDTKGLIDQIKSMKINQPSDDDSSDHYDSIRTQIFTSSAAAGVQSPLDKCEDTTDNEQPNVRLFHKTVVDRADLEKICDIPMALCREEKELLKAYREKKTIFVLK; encoded by the exons ATGCCTAGGATAAGGAAACGACTGAAAAGTGATGACGGCCCGCGGGCACCCCCTAAACCTACACCTGCTGCGCCTGAG GCAATCGCCTTGGGGCCAACCGTTCCGGAGCTGTCGATAGTGGTCTCAGCAGATCCTGCTTCAGGATTTTATGTCCTTCAG CCAACCGCGGTTCAGATCGGTGGCTGTTCCGGGACTTCTTCTGGCGGGACGGGGCATCCAACAGGGACTATACCGAAG AAAATGAAGAAACCTTCTGTGTCGGAAGAAGCCAAATGTCCGGAAAGTTCTTCTGCTGGTGATCCTCCTGATCTTGATTTGCTGAAGCAGTTTGGACACATTGTACACAACGACCCCAATGCGTCGTTTATTATTTTTGATGCGGCACCTATGAGGGAACGTGCAGAACAACTCGAAGCATCCAAGTCCTTGTTGAAGATGTCACAGGGTACAATGGCGTCATTTGCTGAGATAAAGGCGCCGCCACTGCCGACAGTTGGCCAG CCGCCATCTAAGCATCCAAGTGTACCTGAAgtgtcggtggttttcgataGTAACAATAATGAGTCTTTGGTTCCGGCAAAACCGCGCATTTATCCCGAAAGTATAAACGAGAGTGTGAATCAGCTGAAGGCGCAAATTGAGCAACGTTTTCAGGAGATGGCTGAATGTCCATCGGAATTAccaaaaaacaataaaagtgTGAGAGTGGTTATTAAACGCAATCGTGGTGTTCAAGCTACCCCTAATGTACGTGATAAATATACTCAAGTTCAGGTTGAACGACGGCCACCATTGAAGACTCGTGCGGGTAAGATATCTTCCAATGATTTCAAACAATCATCATCTTCACAAAATTGCCAAGAACCTGTGGATCCGCTTAACGATCCCACAGAAAGACGGTTAACTCGCGAAATGGTGCTAAAAGCGCTCGATGAATTGAACTGCATATTTGCAATGCCACGACCTGCCACATACAATTCCGATGAGGAAACCAGTAGCATTTCTGATATGTCCATTGATTCCGCGGTAacaaaggaatttccagatatcggaacggctGACAAAGTTGAACACAAGACTGAGGGGGTAAATCATCCAATTCCGGCGAAAGATCGAAGTCTGGCAATGAAAGAATTGGCTGCGAAATATCTACCAAAGTGGAAGCAAAAGCTACTCTTTCAGGATGAGCTCCCATTGTACGATCCAACAAAACCTGGGTGTTCTACCCAGGCCCAACAAAATGTGTTCAAAACTGATACGAAAGGTCTAATTGATCagataaaatcgatgaaaatcaaTCAACCAAGTGATGATGATAGTTCTGATCATTACGATTCAATTCGTACTCAGATTTTTACGTCCTCCGCGGCTGCAGGTGTTCAAAGTCCATTGGACAAATGTGAGGATACCACAGACAATGAACAGCCAAATGTGAGGCTTTTTCATAAGACTGTTGTTGATCGGGCGGATCTTGAGAAAATTTGTGATATTCCAATGGCATTATGTCGTGAGGAAAAGGAGCTACTGAAAGCATATCGAGAAAAAAAGACTATTTTTGTACTTAAGTAA